Genomic window (Paenibacillus sp. JQZ6Y-1):
AGATACGATGCAGCGGTGGCGATCCCCATTTGAGCCGACAGAAAGGCATTGCGGTAAATGTACAGCACCGATGTCATCAGCGAGCCAGCCGGATTACCTGCACTGCCGCCGATGAGCCATACATTGGTGAACTGCTTCATCCCGCTAATCACGCCCATAATAATCATGAAGACGAAGATCGGACGCAGAGATGGAATGGTGATATACCGCCATTTGCCTAGCGAGGACGCTCCATCAATATCCGCAGCTTCGTATTGCTCGCGCGGAACACTTTGTAGAGCAGCAAGGAAAATAATCGTGTTATAGCCAAGCGCTCCCCACAAAATCATAAGCACCACACTGAGGCGAGCAATGGACGGATCGGTAAACCAACCCACCGGATCAATATGAAACCAACCTAGTACATAGTTGATCACACCTTCACGACCGGGATAAAAGAGTAGGCTGAATAATAGACTGGTAGCTACTGCAGAGACGACATTAGGCAGGAAGAAAAGAGCTTTGAAGACATTGCGAGTGCGTTGCCAGGGCAGATGATGCACCAGACTGGCGAGGATAAAGGAGAACACAATACCGAGTGCGGCAGACAATCCACCAATGTAGACGGTGTTGTACAGGGAGTTCCAGAATAGATCGTCTTGAAGGACACGGGTGTAGTTGGACAAACCCACCCACGACGAGGAAGCTGCGCCATTGCCGTGGAAGCTTGTCCACAGTGCAGATAGCATCGGATACAGCGAGAAGCCGAGGACACCGACCAACAGGGGCAAGGCGTAACACCAGCCTGCAATATCTGCGGAGCTGAGCCACTTGCGCTTGATAACAGCCGATGATTTGTGCGTTAGCGATTGTGCATTTTCAGACACGATACTCCACCCTCTTTCAGCAAAAGTTAGGTTCATCAGCATCCTGAAGCATTCCTGGCATCGGTGTAAGGTCTTGATGAAGGACGAAATGCAACATCGTTTATATTGTAATTCATTATAACGTAATCATGAATTTTGACTAGAGGTTTCATACCTCATTTTGTAATTTTTTTTTATAAAAAGATTATTTATATGATTAATTTTATCACTTTCTTTTAAAATAAACAGTATATTCCATAAATTTATAGAGATATGGATAGTATCAAGTTAGTTTATATAACAAACAAAGAAGTACTTATGTAGCAGTTTGATAAGGCGGAAACAGCAAAAACACCGGCATTGCTGCTCCCTCAGGAGTCGTCAATACCGGTGCAAGGTTGCTACTATGCTTATTTGAATTTTTTCCAATCCTGCTTGCTGTTATCCAGCAAATAGGCAAAATCGTTATCGCGTCGCTTCTGCTCTGCTTTGCGCTCCTGCTCCACCTGAAGGCGCTGTTCTTCCTTGCGCTCCTGTTCGGCTTCGCGTAGCTCATTCGCCTGTGCCTTCAACTTGTCCAGCACATCTGCGCTAAGCATATCTTTTAATGTAGCCGGTTTGTCCTGCGCAGCAGCTGCTGGGCGAGCCGGTTGTTTGTTCCGTTTAGCCATATGTTCACCCCGTTGTATCGGTTTCTCCTTACTCATGGTCCGAATGATGCACCATCATCACTCGTTCTTTTATTATATCACGGTTGATCAAGGGCAGCCTTCTCAATCCAGCTCTGGATCTTCAGGATCGATATACGGCTGGACTTCGATTTTGCGAATATGCTGCTGCTCCATCACGGTTACCGTAAATTCAAACCCATCCTCCACAACAGAGTCACCTTCGCGGATATTGAATTTGCGTGACCAGATCCAGCCGCCAATCGTATATGCCTCTCCTGCCTCAATGTCGGTTCCAAGACGGCGGTTCACCTCATGAATGAGCGCCTGTGGCTGCAATTGGTAATGCTTTTCGCCCAGCTTGGTAATGGTCGGAGTAGGAGGCGGCTCAGTGTCAGATTTGGATGGAATATCGCCAACGATCTCTTCGAGAATATCCTCTAGTGTGACCATACCTGCTGTACCGCCGTACTCATCCAGTAGTACCGCCATATGAATATTCTCCTTTTGCATTCTGCCAAGCAGCTCACGCGCTGGTACCGTTTCGATCAATTGCAATACCGGGCGGATAAATGGAGCAATCACATCCTCCGGTACATGCTGCTTGTGGATAACATCGCGCAGCACTTCTTTGACATTGAGCAGACCGATAATTTTATCCTTATCGCCTTCCAATGCAACTGGGATTAGACTATACGGCTCCAACCGAATCACTTCATAAAATTGTGCCAGACTCGCATCCTGCGCGATATATACCATCTCGGTACGCGGTACCATAATCTCACTGCCGACTAGCTCGTCAAAATCAAATACATTGTTCAAATACCGATATTCTGTCGGCGTAATACTGCCGCTCTTGTACCCCTCGGATAATGCAAAACGCAGTTCTGCTTCACTCTGCGCCGCTTCATGCTCGGAAATCGGCTTGATGCCGAATAGACCAGTAATCAGACGCGACGAACGACTTAACACCCAGTTAAACGGATACGTTAACCGATAAAAGACGATCATCGGACGGGCGAAGAATAATGCCATTGGTTCGGCAATTTGAATGGCAAATGACTTCGGCACCAGCTCCCCAATCACCACTTCCAAATACGTCAGTAGTAGGAACGCTAGCAAGAACGACAAAATGGAGGTGAGTGTATCTGGGATATGCAGCAGTACAAACAGCGGATGCAGCAGCTCCTCAATCGTCGATTCGCCCAACCAACCGAGTGCCAGCGACGTTAGTGTCGTACCAAGCTGACAGGCAGATAGAAATTCATCCAATCGACTAATGATGGACTGCACCGCTTTGGCATTTTTATTGCCCTCTTCGGCAAGCTGATTAATACGCGAGATGCGCACCCGAATAATCGAATATTCCGACGCCACAAAAAAGGCAGTCAATAAAATAAGTAAAACAACCAGAATCACGTTCAGTGTTTCCATACGGGTCTATTTCTCCTCTCTCTATACGGACCATGATAAGCTGCCCGATCCTTTATAATATGTACGCTTTTACCCAACTTATTATTATATACCCATAATCACGCTTTTTTGCGAAAAAATACGTGTGGTTGTACGATTTTGCGGAATATCGTATCGTTGACTTCTGCTATCAATTGAATGCGACGTGTGGAATATATTCGTTGTAGCATCACATAGCAAAAAGCCTGACTTTTTCAAGACAGGCTTTTCATGTATGAGTACTCTGCAATTCGGTATATTCAGTCATTCAGCCATTCAGCCATTCAGCCATTCAGCCATTCAGCCATTCAGCCATTCAGCCATTCAGCCATTCAGCCATTCAGCCATTCAGCCATTCAGCTCAATTGTAACTTCTTTGCCTGTATAGGTCGTTACCATAATCTGTTCATTATTCATCTTCACCTGTAACAGCTCCGCAGGCGATTGGGATAGCAGATTGCGCACATGGGCTTCATCGGGAATAGCCGTACCTTTAGCAGGATCACCATGCACAGCAGCGATTAACCATTGAACTCCCGGCTCTACTGTCGCTTTGAGTGTAGGCAATACGGTACGTGGATGCAGCAGATTCGTATTGGCATTGGGCCAGATTAGCTCTGCCTGCTCATATCCACGCAGCCCGACGATACCGCTGCTACCATAAGCCGTCATCACCGCAGTTGCTACAGGCTGCGTATGCGCTTGCCATTGTCCTTGCTGTCCCAATGCGTAACCACCCTCTGCCACATCTAGCGCTCGCCCCGTTTCGATGCGATGAATACGCAGATGCCACGGCAGACCGGCAATCAGCCATGTCCGCACCTCTACATTGTGCCACGGTTGCCAGATCGCATGCAGTACATTGTCGGTAATACTCGTCTCGACATTGCGTCGCCGTACCCGATACAGATTGTCATCATGCTCGCTCAGCGCCAGCACAGAATCAAATGCTCCTTGTCCCAGCCCCCATTCTGACCGCGGTACACTGAATCCGAAGCCTGTAGAATATACGAATTTCTCGTACTTCGCTGAGGTATGCGTATGCTCATTCGTATACCGATGACCGCTATTGAAGGCAGCCACATGTCCCGTAGTCTGTTCACGCACGATCACCAGATGTGCTGGCTGCTGGACATGATAGGTATCCATTTCTGGTAAAGGCTGCTCCTCCTCACTCCAGAACGGATGCTCCTCTGAAAATGCCAAGGGCAAGAATGCCTTCAGCGCCCAATACGGCGAGCCGGGTGAATTGTAATTTTCCGCCATCACCAAATTGGGGTACGCATATCCAATCGTCAACACCCCGCGCCCATCCACAATTGGCTGCTCCATCCACCAACGCAGATGACGCAGCACCAAGCCTTTCAGTACCCCCGCAGGCAGCACATCTACACCTGCATAAGCGAGCGCACTCCAAAACGCCGATTGCGCAAATCGATACGACAAGCTACGCCCATACGGCAACGCCGATCCATCCGGTGCAAACCATGCCAGAAACTCAGTCGCAAACGCTACGGCACGCTGCTTGAATCGCTGACTGCGCTCTGGGTCTTCCTGCTCCATCAGACGCGCGTATACTAACCCATAATAATGAATGGCAAAAGGCACATAATAATCGCTATGCCCATTCACTCCATCGCTATACCATCCGTCTTCCAAATAAAAGGCATCAATGCGCTGTACATTCTGTTCCAATTGCACTGCATCATATTCCAGCCCGGCACGGCGAAACCCCACATTAACCAGCACATTGAAAAACAACCAGTTGCAATCATAGCACGGATGATGATTGATCTGGTTCAGCCAGCGATACAGATGATCCTGCTCCTCCGCCGACAGCGGTGTCCAGATCCGCTCTGGAATCAGTGCCAGCGCAAGCCCGAAGGCAGCCATCTCTACCAGCCGCTGATCATAATCATTCACATCACCCCAATATTCGGGGTGCGCCGGATTCGTACCGTGACGAATCCCCTCTAGCACGGTCTCCCATAACGAGCTGTCTCCGCCGCCCGCTAGCAGCGGTACCAATCCCCACAGTACCCGTGAGAAGCCCTCCATTTCGGCAACATCCGCCGGATAGCTCGCGCCTGTATGCCCGATGCGTAGGCGGGCTTTGCCTTCACTATACAGTGGTAGCAGCGGTTCCGTCAGTTGATGCAGCAGTGCAGCAAGATCATCACGTGTATGTAGCTGTAGCGTAGATTCCGTACCACTTGCCCCATACGTTGTATGCTGCGGTGAATTCTGCGCCGATCGCTCCGATAAGACATGTTGCGAGTGTCCCGATACATAGGGAGAATGTTGCGATGAAGACGTCATCTGTTTGCCCCTTTCTTATTCCCAGTAAAATGGACCTTTATCCTGCACGCGTGCCAATGCCTCAACGTAAAAAAAGTCACCGTAAATGAGCGGCACATCAATATTGCGCTGTTCTGGGTAATGGCTAGTGCCGTGTAGCAGCAAGCCCTGCTCGTTCGGATCATCCCAGCTACCATAGTTGCGATACAGTGATTCCAGCATGCGTAGCCCAGTACGTTTATAAACAAGCCCTTCGGAATCATCCACCAGCTTCGACAGCAGCAGCAGACCGCTGGCGGCGCAGCTACCCGCCGAGGTATCACGAATCTCTCCAATCTCCGCTGGCGCACGAAAATCCCAATGCGGCACATGATCATCCGGTAATCGGGTGATGAAGAAATGTGCTACCCGCTGCGAAGCATGCAAATAATCTACACGTCCCGTATGCTGATATGCTAGCGCCAATCCATACAACGCCCATGCTGCTCCGCGCGACCACGCTGATTCTGGCGCATATCCTTGCCCACCCAGCTTCTCCACGACTTCACCAGTCAACGGATCAAAATTCACAATATGATATACCGAACCATCTGGGCGAATAAAATGCTCCAACACTGTATCCATATGCGCTTCAGCGATATGACGGAAGCGCGGATCGCCACTTTCTGCCGATGCCCAGAACAGTAGGCTCGTATTCATTGAGCAGTCGATAATCGCAACACCGCTATTATCTTCGCCTTCCCGCCACGGGTTCCATGCACGAATATATCTGCCCTGCAAATTAAAGCGCGCTGCCAAATAATTCGCTGCCTTGAGCGCACGCACGCGGGATGGCTCATTGCCAGTCAGCTTGTAATTGGCTACACTGGTCAGCAGCCACATGAAGCCCAAATCATGATCCAGCTTCACATAGCCGTCCAGTACTTCATCCAGCCGCTGTTCACACTGCTCTGCCACATCGCGTAGCTGCTGCTCCCCACTATCTGCATACAATTGCCACAACATGCCCGGCCAAAAGCCTGCTGTCCACCAATGCGGCGGCTCCAACACATACGTCCCATTCTGACTCGCATGCGGAAATTCCGCTCCAATGATACCGCTGTTGATTCTCGTCTTATCTAATGCCTTTCTCCACGCTTCCTTCACCCATGCCGGATGAACTGCATTCATATCAAGCACCCCCTTTATTGAATTGAACGATTGAACGTCAATGGTACAAAACGAAACTCGAAGTGCAATGTTCCTTCTACCCCCAGCTGTATTGCTTCGAAATCCACACTGTACCACGCCGTATCCACACCAAAATGATTCCGATAATGGTGAGGCGTAATCACAACATGGCAGCGCTGCGGATCGTATTCGATTTCCACATGCCCTTTTTCTCCCGGTAGGATCACCTTTCCAGCATCCACCGCGCATTGCGGCTGCCTCCACGTGACAAACCGTTCACGCCAATTACTCGGCGTTCCATCATATCGATAGGAATCGCTCAGCTCCAAATACGGCTGTTCTCCTTTATGCCAGATTAACGAACGTGTCAGCGATTGTAGCTGCGGAATATCGTAAGCTCCGCGCAACTCCATCGTCCATTCATCACGCTCCGCTCCCATCTGTGCATGCAGCACCTCTGCCCGATAGGCAGCACCAGCGCATTGAAGCTGCCCATCAATAATCGGTACACTGTGTCCCTGCGAGCCATTGCAATCATATCCATATCGTCCTTCGCCAAAATAAGAGGCGGTATACTCACCACTACCCAGATCCGCCAAATACACCTCGCCATCTACACACCAGATCAACTGTCCCAGATCATTATGATTGTGCGGTTCATCGTTATCACCGCCTTTGACTGCAAAGCCATACGC
Coding sequences:
- a CDS encoding carbohydrate ABC transporter permease, which produces MNLTFAERGWSIVSENAQSLTHKSSAVIKRKWLSSADIAGWCYALPLLVGVLGFSLYPMLSALWTSFHGNGAASSSWVGLSNYTRVLQDDLFWNSLYNTVYIGGLSAALGIVFSFILASLVHHLPWQRTRNVFKALFFLPNVVSAVATSLLFSLLFYPGREGVINYVLGWFHIDPVGWFTDPSIARLSVVLMILWGALGYNTIIFLAALQSVPREQYEAADIDGASSLGKWRYITIPSLRPIFVFMIIMGVISGMKQFTNVWLIGGSAGNPAGSLMTSVLYIYRNAFLSAQMGIATAASYLLFILILILTVIILRLNRRGATD
- a CDS encoding hemolysin family protein codes for the protein METLNVILVVLLILLTAFFVASEYSIIRVRISRINQLAEEGNKNAKAVQSIISRLDEFLSACQLGTTLTSLALGWLGESTIEELLHPLFVLLHIPDTLTSILSFLLAFLLLTYLEVVIGELVPKSFAIQIAEPMALFFARPMIVFYRLTYPFNWVLSRSSRLITGLFGIKPISEHEAAQSEAELRFALSEGYKSGSITPTEYRYLNNVFDFDELVGSEIMVPRTEMVYIAQDASLAQFYEVIRLEPYSLIPVALEGDKDKIIGLLNVKEVLRDVIHKQHVPEDVIAPFIRPVLQLIETVPARELLGRMQKENIHMAVLLDEYGGTAGMVTLEDILEEIVGDIPSKSDTEPPPTPTITKLGEKHYQLQPQALIHEVNRRLGTDIEAGEAYTIGGWIWSRKFNIREGDSVVEDGFEFTVTVMEQQHIRKIEVQPYIDPEDPELD
- a CDS encoding DUF2264 domain-containing protein, which codes for MTSSSQHSPYVSGHSQHVLSERSAQNSPQHTTYGASGTESTLQLHTRDDLAALLHQLTEPLLPLYSEGKARLRIGHTGASYPADVAEMEGFSRVLWGLVPLLAGGGDSSLWETVLEGIRHGTNPAHPEYWGDVNDYDQRLVEMAAFGLALALIPERIWTPLSAEEQDHLYRWLNQINHHPCYDCNWLFFNVLVNVGFRRAGLEYDAVQLEQNVQRIDAFYLEDGWYSDGVNGHSDYYVPFAIHYYGLVYARLMEQEDPERSQRFKQRAVAFATEFLAWFAPDGSALPYGRSLSYRFAQSAFWSALAYAGVDVLPAGVLKGLVLRHLRWWMEQPIVDGRGVLTIGYAYPNLVMAENYNSPGSPYWALKAFLPLAFSEEHPFWSEEEQPLPEMDTYHVQQPAHLVIVREQTTGHVAAFNSGHRYTNEHTHTSAKYEKFVYSTGFGFSVPRSEWGLGQGAFDSVLALSEHDDNLYRVRRRNVETSITDNVLHAIWQPWHNVEVRTWLIAGLPWHLRIHRIETGRALDVAEGGYALGQQGQWQAHTQPVATAVMTAYGSSGIVGLRGYEQAELIWPNANTNLLHPRTVLPTLKATVEPGVQWLIAAVHGDPAKGTAIPDEAHVRNLLSQSPAELLQVKMNNEQIMVTTYTGKEVTIELNG
- a CDS encoding YqkE family protein, with product MAKRNKQPARPAAAAQDKPATLKDMLSADVLDKLKAQANELREAEQERKEEQRLQVEQERKAEQKRRDNDFAYLLDNSKQDWKKFK
- a CDS encoding glycosyl hydrolase; protein product: MNAVHPAWVKEAWRKALDKTRINSGIIGAEFPHASQNGTYVLEPPHWWTAGFWPGMLWQLYADSGEQQLRDVAEQCEQRLDEVLDGYVKLDHDLGFMWLLTSVANYKLTGNEPSRVRALKAANYLAARFNLQGRYIRAWNPWREGEDNSGVAIIDCSMNTSLLFWASAESGDPRFRHIAEAHMDTVLEHFIRPDGSVYHIVNFDPLTGEVVEKLGGQGYAPESAWSRGAAWALYGLALAYQHTGRVDYLHASQRVAHFFITRLPDDHVPHWDFRAPAEIGEIRDTSAGSCAASGLLLLSKLVDDSEGLVYKRTGLRMLESLYRNYGSWDDPNEQGLLLHGTSHYPEQRNIDVPLIYGDFFYVEALARVQDKGPFYWE